The Cryptomeria japonica chromosome 9, Sugi_1.0, whole genome shotgun sequence DNA segment TGTTTGTATATATAGTGGTTGGAGCAACATAACCTATTTAGttggaagaaatgatgaaaatgaagTAGTAAGAATATGCCCCTTTAGgatgtttttttttgtcaaaaagggCATATAGGAGATCTTGAAAAGTAGTGATTGAATGAAAAATTAAATAGAGAAAAAATAAGGATGACCTAGGGGATGCAAATAGGTGCTTTGCACTCCTAGCCTTTAGAGGTTTAAAACACAAAACTCACAAAGGAGCTAGGATAAGATGGATTATGAGttacaatatatttattttaaattttttattattttatcaaaTATGTAGATGTTGATATCTCTTTAGGGATTTAGAGGAATCTTTGGAAAATTTCTTCGAGTAAGAAGATTAGAGGTGCTTGACATTATTTAGTAGAAAAGCTTGCCTGTTCAAACATCATCATTTCAATGAATGGACATAAAATAATACTTCTATTaaaattaaaatcctaaaataatttttaattaaaataagaatATCAGATATGATGACAAGAAACATAAGATATGAAACCAACCAAATACATGATATGACATTTACAttagtttttctttcttttaacttcTAATGTAGACTTTTGATTAATTTTATTgcctttataaatataaaaaattacagCAACAGCCAAGGATGGTGTAAAATAATGTTGCAGGCAACCATCTCCTACAGCATCAAGCGTGAGGAATCTCAATGTGACAGGGAAACAATTGTATTTTCGAAACGAACGATTCCATATTTGTCTGGTAAATACGTCCCAGAGGATTGTCCATGCACGGGGTCTTGACTTTCATTGAAAATAACGTACAAGAAAAAGAATAAAATGATTAATTAGTTTCACATGAATCACAAGTATATATTTTTAACGTTAATGGAGGATAGACTCGAATCTGTAACAGTAGCCTTCAATCCTTAATAACACCATTATTTTTAGCATTCATACAAGCCGCGATTGTTTCATTGTTTCAAGTAGTTGTGATCTCTCTGCTTCACTTTTATTCCCTTCTGATCGAAATGGATATTTTTAATTTAGTTCTGAATTTTAGGGATGTTTTTAAAGTGGAGTCTTTGCCTGCCATTCTTTCTCTTACCGTCTCTGTTATTGTGGGCATTCTTCTTCTCTCTCTGAACCGCTGGAAGCGCCAATCCTCGCTTAAAATTCCCCCAGGAAATTTAGGCTTTCCTGTGATTGGGGAATCAATACAATTCCTGCGGGCACTTAAATCAGGCACGCCCCAGCAGTTTTTTGATGAGAGAGTAAAGAAATTCGGTGAAATTTTCAAGACATCACTAATCGGGCATCCAACCATAGTAATGTATGGTCCCGCTGGAAACTGTTTAGTTCTGTCTAACGAGGATAAGCTGGTGAAGTCGTCATGGCCCAAGTCTTTCATGAAACTCCTCGGGCAGGAATCCATTTTGAACCAAACGGGAGACAAGCATCTCATCTTGCGTGCTGCACTAGCCCGATTTCTGGGCCCTCGAGCTTTGCAAAGCTATATTTCTAAAATGAGTTCCGAGATCCAATGTCATATCAACGAAAACTGGAAGGGAAAATCCCAAGTGAAAATGCTTCCGTTGGTGAGGGAGCTTATCTTTTCACTAGCAAGCAGTTTATTTTTCGGTATGAACGATGGTTCCGAAAGAATGCGAATTCATCAACTCATGGAAATTACAATTGCTGGATCTTTGGCCATTCCGCTAGACTTTCCAGGAACTCGTTTTCGCAAAGCGCTTGAGGCACACTCCACAGCTGATCAAATTCTCTCTTCCTTAATAGAAAAGAGAAGGATCGAATTAAGGTCAGGCAGAGCATCTAGCGATTGTGATTTACTCTCTGTGTTGATCACCTTCAAAGATGAGAGAGGGAACCCACTCACTGACAAGGAGATTCTCGACAATTTTACTCTACTGTTTCATGCATCGTTCGAGAACACAGTTTCGGCACTTACCTTGCTATTTAAATTCCTGTCTTCCCATCCTGATTGCTACGAACAAGTCGTTCAAGGTATGAAAAGCACCTGCTCTCTCTTTTCTTTGTTTCTGTTTTCAGTTAATATGTTCCAATAGCATTTGCAACTAATACCCGACAAGTTCATATCAGAACAAATGAGAATTCTGTCGAATACAAAAGACGGAGAAGAAATCAGCTTGAATGATATCAAAGATATGAAATACACATGGCAAGCTGTTCAGGAAACATTGCGCATGAATCCACCAGTTTTTGGAACATTCCGGGAGGCCATCGTTGATATTGATTACAAGGGTTATACAATCCCAAAAGGATGGAAAGTGAGCCATAGATTTATTTCAAATGAATTTTCATAAGTTCACTTCAATCGCAATTTTTTTCATCTTTCTTGAAATCACAAACATAAATCTAGCATAATGAGCTTTTCGATGGATGTATGTTATGAACAGATCTTATGGACAGTCTACAGCACGCATATGAAAGAAGAGTATTTTGCTGAACCAGAAAAATTCAGGCCTTCAAGATTCCAAGAGGAAGGTGTGCATGTGGCTCCTTATACGTTCTTACCATTCGCTGCAGGGCTACGAGTTTGTCCAGGCTGGGAATTTGCAAAGATGGAAATCCTACTGTTCGTACATCATTTTGTAAGAAATTTCAGAAACTATAGTGCCATTGAGCCAGATGAAAAAATATCAGCAGATCCGATCATTGCTCTACCTGCTAAAGGTTTTCCCATAAAACTTTTCCCTAGAACCTAATTTCATTGGAGGTCTGCTTCAAAATTATGGAAATAGATGTGGTAAATATATTATTTAGATGTTAAATATTGGATTGTATCGTTCGAGTGGTTGAAGTAGTTACCTGTCAAAATGTTTCTGGTGTGAGGTTGTGAAATGAAAGATGATAAATCAAATTTGGCTTTTTGCTTGATCTGAAACGACATCCATATTTATAATCATATAGAAGGTTTTTAAAGTTTGTAACTCTTGCATTTGTATAATATCACTAATGTTGTTTTGAACTTTTGCAACTTAATTTATTTGAACAAATTAATAGTTACATGTCTCTAAACattcaacctttttttttttttgattttcatttCTATCCATATTGTCTATCATGATTATGTTAACAACAAGTATAACatgaaatttataaataaaaagaaaaatactgAATGTTTGATGGTTATGGATCATTGGGAGATGGTAAAATATGGAATAGGGTAGCTCTACAAGCTATCTCTTAAAAATTTGGTTCAAATTAGAAAGATAAGGGTGTTGAATGTGTGGGTACTAGGGtttcacatgatatgaagtatgaTGCCACCTATAACTATCTTTTTTGTCCATTTATACATGTCTTGTAATTAAAACTAAACTTGCACACATGGAAAATAGTTGtattgtataggggtttgcctaagtaaaACCTTGTGTTTGCATTCCCACCTCCATAACAACAATAATGAGATGGAATATGTTCCCTTACAAGGACAAATTCTAAATAATTGATAAATGCTAAACTCACAAGTTTACCTTAGGTATGAAACCCACTCAAGGAGATCTACATAAAGGTGATGATTGAATGTTCTTTTGAAGTCTTGCAAGTGTTAGCGCAATGAcataatgacaaaaataaataaataaaacatgaatcAATATTTGAGTATAGCTTTGATGTAATGAAATTGTAGATGGAAAAGTGCTTGTAGCTTGCTACTCTATAATTTGATATCTCATTCATTTGTATGATTTCTCTCTCTAGTTCTATTTCTTATGAAGGATAAGGGATCACAAAGGTTATTTTAGGTGTAGGCCGACAAATAActatcaaattcaaattcaaagattgagataaAACACAAATAACTAtcaaattcaaagattgagattagACAACCAAAGTCAAAAGGCCGCTACTCACAACACCCCAAATTTCAACCAATTTTGGTGGGATTAGGTAACTTGGCACTTCATTCCATCCAAAAATGAACCTCAAAGTAAGAACCAATCATTAAATATTTAAGCATAGGATTTTTAGTAAATTTTTAGGATATCATAAAGTATAAATGGTCTTAAAATGAACAAGGGGAATGCACACGAAAGAAAGTACAAAATAGAGTGTGAAATGGTTAGTGTAAACAATTAATGATGCTATAGTATGTGTGTAAATATGTAAATATGTACATGTCTAGATGaatttctacatgtacatgtattaaatttgaattttaatatgATTGAATTCCTTACTTTTTATATGTTGACATTCATATTATTTGATAgaatttattgaaatattttttacTTGAACTAATTATTTACATCTATGAAGATATTGCTACAAATTTTATTTTGGGAAAAGTTTTGTCACATGTTCACaaccctacaaaattttattttgatagaTCCTTGATTCATCACAACCCTACAATCACCTATTTATTATGATGACTCATTCATAACCCAACATTATTTTTATCATGTTGTATCCTCTATAAACCCAAATCACTTTGCTTTGGTTGATGTTTCTTTTGTTGCTAGATCATGTATTTTGATAATTATGAATCCTTAGAAACCCTATATTATTTTCATTTAACAAATCCTTTGCATTTTcatatttattttgattaaattcTAAATCATTGACAACCCCAAATATAACCTTTTATTTTTACATAGTGGTGGGAGCATTGTTAAGTAGTTGTGGTTGGCTAATTAACATTTCTATCACATGTTAATCATGAAATTTTGGACATGGAGATTTAGAGATGGACTTTTCATTTCCAAGGTCATGTGCATATTTAGTATCTATATCCTTTTTATATCAACCGATTATTTCCAAGGTCATGTGCATATTTAGTATCTATATCCTTTTTATATCAACCGATTATTTATTTTTATGTGGCCTTCTTGTTTACTTTGACATGAACAATTCATATTAATTCACATGCAAGTCAAACTGGAGTTAAAATGTAAGGTGAAAAATTACATTTCCAACACATTTTCTAATTAATTTTGAACCCACTTTAGCCATTTTTTTTCGTAATGCACTAATTAGAAGCAAAATGGTGGAGTTTTATATAAGTGTTATTATCCATCTTATatattatttgtttaccggttctTGTTCCCTAATGGTCTAGAACCAAACATAATACATATTATAtttcaaatcttgatttaaaaatgaatttacaattcttgaaagaaaacaaagcatatatctacaTTAACCTTAGAGAGAGTATACAAAGATACATATATGAATAATTTTAGTAGAATAGTAACAATAAAGATAAAATATACAATATACCTTAAAAATATTTATTGAGATGAAGGTGTATATGGTGGAAAgagaataatggaaacaacaatattgaaagactaacaaagatccaaccacaaaaccttagtctaacaatgaaaatgatccaccatacacaaatgaaaatacctaagaccatgcaaataaacaaaataaaacaagatataccattcacatgtctaatagggttttgatctccattgtctcctatttccattgatcttctttgatatatttgctctcagattttatgtatgcacaagagctcaacaaagaatggattgtggttgatagcttgatcgcaaaaaggtTTGATTATGtcattaggattgataatgaagagggcatcctcttatatagagatcACTGCAAGAAATGGaaagataagattaaaaggtgtaaagataaatggttggttaggattaaagggtaggtagaagaaataattaaatcataaacagggtaggtaagagaagatttaagagatgagtgacatgtgtcatggtagaaaaggctaatgaattaattaattaaataaagatttatttaattaatagaagaaatggaataattaaacaaataaaatatatatttaatttaagaaaatgacaatttaaataaataaaagtatttatttaaattagaaaagacttagaagaagattaatgaattaattaaataaataaaaatatccttTTAACTAGATAGGATAATTTTAAGTGTCTATAGAAGGTATTATACTAAACAAAAAtatgagaaaatgaaaaaaaaatttagcATATATTTTATTCTATTTAGAAACATTTCCAATACTCTTTCCTAACTTATCATTACATATTAGAATGCCTCCGTGTCCACCACTTTTTTCATGAGCTCCCAAATGCCCTCTCGGTGGGAGTCCTCCAACCACTCTTGATCCTTCTTGAAAAAAAAATCTCCGGGGTTTGGACTTTATACTTGGTTCAATGAATCTGAGCTAGCTACCATCAAGACATCTCCATTTTTTCTTGGAGCTTAATGCAAAGGATACACTAGGATTCAGTTGGTTAAAAGATTGACACCACATCCTACTCGAGGGAATGATATTTGGGAAGGAAAAGAGGAGGAATATCCAATTGACCTTTAGGGTAGGGTGAGTCTTGTTGGGAAGTGTAATTAGTTTCAAAGTGTCTTCTTACATGTGTGATGATACATGGAGAAGATAAATTATAATGTGCGAGGTTGTATGGGGAAAGCAAAACATGACATATAATCTCACAAACGTGTGACATCATATGGAGAAGAATAAATATGAAATGTATTCTCACACATGGGGAGTGTGAAtactataataatattttttaggaTAAAATATAGGAATGAGATTTCATATGATGCCTTCAGGGGTAGATGGGCTTTGATGTGACTAGTGATTGATTTAATTACTCATGTTTTGAATTTGTGTAAATATAATAATTAAGTTAATAGATTAAGATTTAGAAAGTGAACAAAACAAGAAATTGAATAGatagaatttttatttatttttgatgatGTGCATGGCGAATCTGaacaaatatttttttgatttactTATTAAAGGTGAAACTTTAGAAGAAAGATTAATTATTTAAAGAAAAGATTATGATTTATTCAATCAATGTTAGAAGGAATAAttgacaaattaattaaataactagaaCTATTCAATAAATATTAGAATGGTATTGAAGACAATTTGAGTTGTTTTAGGTATTATTAGAATTAGTCAAAAGATATTTTTAGGTGTGTATATATTTCCTTCTTTGAAATGACAATATAACCTAATATGAGTAGAACTATTTATATATATAGTGCTTGGAGCAACATGTACTAGTTAGTTTGAAGAAATGATAAAAAAGATGTAGTAAGAATATGCCTCTTTGGAGGGGTGTCTTGGCAAAAAAGGGCATGCAAGAGACTTTGAAAAGAAGAAATTGAAtgaaaaattaaatagaaaaaaacTAAAGATGGcctaggaggaagaaaataggtCCTTTCCTCTCATAGCCTTTAGATATTTAAGCACAAATCCCACAAAGGAGCTAGGATAAGATGGATCATGAgttacaatatttttattttttgttttttattattttatcaaaTATGTAGAAGATTTTGATGTCTCTTTTGGGACTTAGAGGAATCTTTGTAAACTTTCTTTTTGTAAAAAGATTAAAGATGCTTGGCATTATTTAGTAGAGAAGCTTTTTATATTCAAACATCATCATTTGAGTGAGTGGAGATAAAATGATACTTATACAAATGTTAGAACCATAAAATGATAGCACATATTTCATGCTTCTTTATATAATAGACCTTTTAATTAAAATGTTAATATCAGATATGGTGACAAAAAACATAAGATATCAAAACCAATGAAATGCATAATGTGacttatttacatatatatttttatttaatttagaaacatTTTAAATACTCTTGTTAACTTATAATATTAgacttttaattaattttattatctttataaataattaaaaattacagcAGGCAACCATCATCTGCAGCATCACGAGGTAGGAGTCCCAATGTGATAGGGGAACCATGACATTATCGAAACGAACGATTCCATATAAGGCTGGTAAATACGTCACCGAGGATTGTAAATGCACGGGGTCTAGACTTTCATTTAAAATAGCGTTgaagaaaaagaataaaataaataatcagTTTCACATGAATCACTTGAATATATTTTTATTGTGTATGGAGGATAGACTCAAATCTGTAACAGTAGCCTTCAATCCTTGATAACACCACTATTTCCACCATTCATACAAGCCGCGATTCTTTCATTCTATCAAGTAATTGTGATCTCACTACTCCACTCCTAAGACACCTGACGTTAGCACAGGAAAAGAAATAAATCGAATAATGTCACCCTTATAttacagaaaaatagaaaatatgttgggtatatgaagctcAACGGTCACATGACTGTTTGTCTTCCCCAAACTCTTCATTTCGTATCTGATATATTTATATAAATGACTGAGTGCAGCCCATACTGGATGTACTGTGTATTGGATATTTGATTAATAAGATAATTCCCCGCGTTTCTGGTggatgtagccacttagtggtgaaccatgttaaacCTTGTGTTGTGTGTTTCTTTTTTGCGGTTTTGTTTTCACTTCTTTGCACTTTTAATCTTCACAATTGGTATCCaagccatgttggcttgagcagaggtggaggaagaaggagaaggtaaaatttaTAACTTCGATGGTACTTTTACGTTCCATGTAAACTATGCTTCAAGCGtcgcgtacattggtgggatggctgaaAGAAAGATGGGAactcagttgaagaggagaatccagtgaaagaaaaggatgttgggattcttatttgctcttCTCTTGAGCCTGATTTGGCACCTATTGGGCAAACTATTAATGGCTGGGAAGTTATTGGTATTTGTATGGTGAAGGTTGAACGTTGTGATACTCCCTTTATAGAGGCTAGAATTTTTGAGCAGAAAGATGCTGGAAAAGAgattgttgttgaagaggatgaactcaagagattacgggaggaagagtgtatgccatcAGAGACCCAAGTTGAATCTGGTGTTGACTCCTAGGATGAGGAGGGTGCAAATTGGAGTGAGGTAGTAGGGCAAGGAAGCCTAACAAAAATTGTGCCTTCAGAGGGCTCTGTAGATGGCATGGCCTTGACAAAAATAACGAGGCACTCCCATGATGTTGAGGATAACCTTTGTACAGATAATTTCATAGAAGACTACGAACCTATGGACTTAGATGAAGAAGTGCAAAGATAATTTTCTGGTTTGAAGCGAAAGCGGCCATTGATAGGAGCGAAGGACAATGGGCATCGCTCCAAGCAATTTCAGGCATCACAAGGAGAGAAGGAAGATGTTTTGTCTCGACTAGAATCTATTAAGATTCACCAACCTGattggatggatgtggatgatagtATCAACGTGGATAATGAGCAGCCTCGTGTGAAGGAGGAGAGCACGCTGGATTCATGGAATAATATTCCAAAGAAGTTTTTTTATGCGAATAGGGAGGAGGCAATATTGACGACTTCCAGAAAGGAAGAGGCAAAGTATCCTCGCCTCAATAAAGAGGAAATTGTTTTTAAAATAGATGAAGTTCAgcttttaaattttattaagtcTGATAGAATTTGGAGTAGGTTCATTTGAAGTTTTCTTGAATAGATTTTGGTGATGTTAAAATCTTCACTGGGTCTGGTTTGAATGTAAGATCTAACATGGAagtagggatgccagtgcatggctgTACCGATTGtccttcacgggggagattgttgggtatatgaagcccaacggtcatATGACTGTTTGTCTTCCctagactcttcatttcatatctgatatgtttatataaatggccgAGTGCAGCCCATACTGGATGTACTGTGTATTGGATATttggttaataagataattctCTGCATTTCTGGTGGacatagccacttagtggtgaaccacgttaaaccttgtgttgtgtgtttttttttgttgttttgttttcaattctCTACTCATTTTAATCTTTACAAAATAAACCTTCTATTATTCATTGACAGTCCAAAAAACTAATACATTTGAATAATTTGCACCATGTTTATCCATTTTGACTTTTTCCTTCCTACATTCATTCACAAAATGACCATAGTTCCTCAAATAATAGCACTAAACATTGGATTTATCAATTGAGATTAGTTTCTAACCCATCCTTTATTATTGAAATTGTGATTGGATTGAATGGTCCTTTCTCCTTGATTTGTACTTATCTATCCaccttttcctcttcctcttcctctagaattcaatcttcctcttcctctattagaTGAAACTTGAGACCTAAAATCATTCTTCGAAGAATTATTATTATTTCTGTCTATTTTAGattcatgggataatgaagacccCAATAGTTCATCCACTAAAAATTGAGTTAAGTCTTTTGATTCTTTAATATTAACTACCATTACATCAAATCTACTAGGCAAACTTCTAAGAACTTTTTCAACCCTAGTTTGATCATAAATGCTTTCCCCATGTGTCTTCAATTGATTAACAATGTTCATTACTTCAATAAGAAAATGACCTATAGAATCTGATCCATTCATATAAATATTTTCAAAACTTCTTCTTAATGTTTGTATCTTAGCTGCCTTTACCTTTTTGGTACCTTGGTAAGTAGTTTGTAAGGCTTGCTAAGCTTGTTTGGACCTGGTTGTTGTAGCAACTCTTGGAAACACTGAATCCTCCATTTCTTGTTGAATGAAAAATAAAgccttaacattattcttcttcttgtccttGAGATGATCTTTTTCTAATTGTGTTAATCCCTAATAGATTTCTACAAAACCATTCTCTACCAAATCTCATATATCTTGAGAACAAAacaatgttttcatttttataGACCAAAAATCATATTTCTTACCATTAAAAATAAGAATTTGAGGCTGAGAAATATTGTTGTTTGTTGCCATGTCTGGAAAATGATTTTTTCAATACTTCAATCACAAAAAATTTAGCCCTTGTATTCAATATGAACAGCTTTAAACTTCAACTATCGCAACAATCTTCTACACTAGAGATTCTTCTTGACTTggcaatcaacaacaacaactatTTACAACTACTCCATTCTTCTGATAGAGAGAACAACAAATTGTCTTTTTCCTCTCACAATTTTCCTCACATTACCTGAcagtagctctgataccaaattgttAGTAGAGGAAAATAAATAAATCCAATAATGTCACCTGTATGCTACAAAAAACAAAAAGATATTAAACCTTGTATTATTCATTGACAGTCAAAAAAGCTGATTACATTGTCTCTTCATTTATAGAAGACTTCACCCCACCTAGATACTAGAAGAAAGAAAATTGAAAGAAGTTTCTAACATGACAAATGTGCTGGACACATGGAAAATAGATAAACAGTTGCAAAAGAAATCTAACACAAGTTTAGTAAACGTGAAAATGTCAAagcattttaaaagaaaattatttaatTGTAACAGATATGAAGGAGACGTGGGAGACAGTCTATTGAATTGCAGTTGTAACGGCTACATCTAATGTGTAGTTCAGTTTTCATTGATTGCATTTATGGAGGATAAATTACTAAATGCTAACACAGGAATCAATTTAGAACCAAATGGGAGAAAATCATCTCGTCTTGCATGCCACACTAGCCCGATTTTTTTGTCCTTGAGCACTGCAAAACTATATGTCTAAAATGAGTTTCAAGATCCAACTTCATATCACCCAAAATTGGATCATATCACCCAAAAAATGGAAAGGAAAATCCCAAGTGAAGATGTTTCCTTTGGTGAGGGAGCTTATCTTTTCACGATGGTTTGGAAAGAGTGCAACTCCATCAACTCATGGAAACTACAATTGTTGGATCTATTTTTATTCCGCTCAACTTTACAAGAACTCCTTTTCACGTGCTTGAAGCACACTCCATCATTGATCAAATACTCTCTTGTTTAATAGAAAAGAGAAGAATCAAATTAAGTTCAGCTAGAGCCTCTAGCAATCAATATTTATTCTCTGTGTTGACCACCTTCAAGGATGAAAGAGGGAATCCACTCACTGATAGGAGGTCCTCGACAATCCTACTCTTTTGTTTCACACATCATTTGAGAATAATTTTAGGACTTACCAATCTATTTAAACTCATGTCTTCTAATCT contains these protein-coding regions:
- the LOC131059645 gene encoding taxane 10-beta-hydroxylase-like, yielding MDIFNLVLNFRDVFKVESLPAILSLTVSVIVGILLLSLNRWKRQSSLKIPPGNLGFPVIGESIQFLRALKSGTPQQFFDERVKKFGEIFKTSLIGHPTIVMYGPAGNCLVLSNEDKLVKSSWPKSFMKLLGQESILNQTGDKHLILRAALARFLGPRALQSYISKMSSEIQCHINENWKGKSQVKMLPLVRELIFSLASSLFFGMNDGSERMRIHQLMEITIAGSLAIPLDFPGTRFRKALEAHSTADQILSSLIEKRRIELRSGRASSDCDLLSVLITFKDERGNPLTDKEILDNFTLLFHASFENTVSALTLLFKFLSSHPDCYEQVVQEQMRILSNTKDGEEISLNDIKDMKYTWQAVQETLRMNPPVFGTFREAIVDIDYKGYTIPKGWKILWTVYSTHMKEEYFAEPEKFRPSRFQEEGVHVAPYTFLPFAAGLRVCPGWEFAKMEILLFVHHFVRNFRNYSAIEPDEKISADPIIALPAKGFPIKLFPRT